tgtctggatgatgactggagaggtgactgctgggaatgaggcattatacagtaacaccgggggacgtgtctgggttctgactggggaggtgactgccgggaatgaggcattgtacagtaataccgggggacgtgtctgggtggtgactggagaggtgactgctgggaaagggaaattatacagtaacatgcagatgtgtctgggtgatgactggggaggtgactgctgggaatggggcattatacagtaacaccgggagatgtgtctgggtgatgactgaagaggtgactgctgggaatgggacattatacagtaacaccagcggatgtctgggtgatgactggagaggtgaccgctgggaatggggcaatatacagtaacaccaggggatgtgtctgggtgatgactggggaggtgactgctggtaatggggcattatacagtaacaccaggggatgtgtctgggtgatgactggaaaaaagactgctgggaatggggcattatacagtaacaccgggggatgtgtatgggtgatgactggagaggtgaccgctgggaatggggcaatatacagtaacaccaggggatgtgtctggatgatgactggagaggtgactgctgggaatgaggcattatacagtaacaccgggggatgtgtctgggtgatgattggagaggtgactgctgggaatggggcataataCAGTAATACTGGTAGACGTGTCTGAATGATGACTGcggaggtgactgccaggaatggggcattatacagtaacaccgagggacgtgtctggatgatgactggagaggtgactgctgggaatgaggcataatacagtaacaccggtggacgtgtctggatgatgaacgcggaggtgactgccgggaatgaggcattataccgtaacaccaggggatgtgtctgggtgatgactgaggaggtgactgctgggaatggggcattatacagtaacaccaggggatgtgtctggatgatgactggagaggtgactgctgggaatgggacattatacagtaacaccaggggatgtgtctgggtgatgactggagaggtgactgctgggaatgggacattatacagtaacaccgggggacgtgtctgggttctgactggggaggtgactgccgggaatgaggcattGTACAGTaatactgggggacgtgtctgggtggtgactggagaggtgactgctgggaaagggaaattatacagtaacatgcagatgtgtctgggtgatgactggggaggtgactgctgggaatggggcattatacagtaacaccgggagatgtgtctgggtgatgactggagaggtgactgcagggaatgggacattatacagtaacaccagcggatgtctgggtgatgaccggagaggtgaccgctgggaatggggcaatatacagtaacaccaggggatgtgtctgggtgatgactggggaggtgactgctgggaatggggcattatacagtaacaccaggggatgtgtctgggtgatgactggggaggtgactgctgggaatggggcattatacagtaactccgggggatgtgtctgggtgatgactggagagctgactgctgggaatggggcattatacagtaacaccgggggatgtgtctgtgtgatgactggagaggtgactgctgggaatgggacattatacagtaacaccagggaacttgtgtgggtgatgactggagaggtgactgctgggaatggggcattatacagtaacaccaggggacgtgtctgggtgatgactggagaggtgactacagggaatgggacattatacagtaacaccaggggatgtgtctgggtgatgactgtatcactgtgtgtgtgtcaggttcctataaggtgtcatgatgtcactgtctatgtctccatgcaggaggggggagtatatagaggaacacaggggtctgtacaaggatgtgatgatggagaatcaccggcccctcacatcactgggtaagagaagactgtcatgtattgtacaggggagagcaggtatggggacccatatatacacacattacctgataatcacatatatacactgtactcagtcactgcgtgtctcctacagatgggcccagtaacagagataccccagagagatgtccccgtcctctgtattcccaggattgtacagaggagaatcacaggaccccacaggaggatcaggtaggtgggatttagggtctcacccaaaGTTActgcactatatgatctgtagaggagctgtgtgtgtcttgatattatactgtttcacctcagtttaatctgactgtgtgcaaatgtcattatagtgtttgtttgtctttttaggtagaacatctgtctgatattaaaacagaagatatagagggagaagagacgtatgtgactgatataaaggcagaagatataaagggagaagaagagacgtatgtgactgatatgaaggcagaagatatagagggagaagaagagacgtatgtgaatgatataaaggcagaagatatagagggagaagaagagacgtatgtgactgatataaaggcagaagatacagagggagaagaagagacgtatgtgaggggtgatcaacagtgtaaggaggaggaaatccctacagatatcagcacaggtgagtaataaacacttattacagataaGAGTCACATATTCTTGCTGAGTGACTACAGCAATCTCTAattctacaccctcctctgtcagtacaaactaaggaggaatatgtattttcccagtgtggagtcaggagccatcagcccctattatactcctgctctcttcctTACATCATGTCcctctgtgttaccagcccagagacctgaccagtctgctccccacactctctggtgtatctcatacagccggagccatcagccctattatactcctgctctccccccttacatcatgtcactgtgtgttaccagcccagagatctgaccagtctcctccccacactctctggtgtatctcatacagcaggagccatcagcccctattatactcctgctctcctcctcacatcatgtcactgtattttaccagcctagagatctgaccagtctcctcacactCTTTGAGTGCATATTATACTTCAGTCCAAGCTTCCTAGTATTTTTAATTAAGCATAAAAGGAATGGCAGAACTATAGTACTGGTTAATTTCAGTTACAGAATTATATAATGTACAATGTAACATCTGATAATGTTGATatcatcttaaaccataaagctatacttctagatacacttttaccgtggagccgctatgtccGTTATACTGAATACACGcgatacgcactttgtacgctatttgctatTTGCTGATTGTACAGAgttcgcacagcgcgcgcacacacaattgataacctttaaaccttattagtaatgcaatgtaatgttacactctaaaccatgtgccgcgaagcactgtaatgatgtttatactttaaaccttaagtagcgctggcggtataaagtacccgcagtgcatacaccttatcaatacactctataaccttatacagtaaaatccgctttaaaccctagcaggaaagtgaggacacaacaccgatatgtagtgaaaccacagggttctaaggccacagtggattatttcaaaaggtaaaacagtataaattatacactacaggctaacaagataaatctacaacagaataatggctacagagaatgtacatacgtgagaatgttcgcaagcgcaacccggccggtcctccacttgtcaggtagaaagcgttcagagtcttctgaccggccaggcaacaatgtgctttttatacacaacttacatacacaattcaatggtcactgtaatctcattgtccattggacacagagatgtgtctttacatcacaggagaggtcataggttgatttgaaaatgtgggcgatgtctttccccaactgctcttgtgggtggtatcctctggattcccgccgcatacataatatacattaaatacagttaatatctatattctacttttgcacataactatacgctggtacatacgatctttctctaaccaacatcggaatgttacccttaaaataccctacagctggatactagacatcaccttccaacctttatctgacccttcctatcatgcaaaggcgaatcccttagtcctggaactgtttaaactgttgatactcactgatgtggtgcaggggaactatgggtacaaaatgcactatttgggttaaatatgtaatgttctaataaccctctacgcgctcacaaactccaccgtaattacccataccacgcgcatgatcgcaggagcgatcctacgcaaattgcggatatgtgaacgcacggcggactgagtgcacgcgcagcgggcatgtgcatggggttagtacatggtatatgcattacaatatttttcgactttgacacatcctGGGTGTTTTCTACTCATTTACAGTTTTTTGCCATTTTTGAACATAACCTATACAATATTTATTTTGTTTCATGAAAATTCATATgtgcataatgtattttatttccagcagatggacacacaagcaggaatatctcagaaggacatcttatgttatccccggattgtgacataaaagataatgacagtagacaggattctccaggagataaccccattatcccaattatacatccagctctatcagctggtccttcTGATccagggaaatgttctcctgatcactctgatattggtacatcggtaacagctctgacagtagacacagtgtttccctgttctatagatgccatatgttttacacagaaaacaaagcttattacccatcagacagataaagcaggcaaaaggccatttccatgttctgagtgtgggaaatgttttacatacaaatcagttcttgttacacatcagagaaggcacacaggtgagaaaccatttctatgttctgagtgtggaaaatgttttttaagtaaagcacatctagtttcacatcaggaaactcacacaggtgagaagccatttccatgttctgagtgtgtaaaattttttacacataaatcagctcttgttatacatcaaagaactcacacaggtgagaggccatttccatgttctgagtgtgggaaatgttttgcacagaaatcaaatctttttacacatcagagaactcacacaggtgagaaactaattccatgttctgagtgtgggaaatgttttacccgaaaatcagaacttgttacacatcatcgaagtcacacaggtgagaaaccatttccatgttctgagtgtggaaaatgtttcacagggaaatcagctcttgttagacatcaaagaactcacacaggtgagagtccatttctatgttctgagtgtcagaaatgttttgcacagaaatcagatcttgttgcacatcaaagaagtcacacaggtgagaggccatttccatgctctgagtgtgggaaatgttttatacagaaatcaaatctttttacacatcagagaactcatacaggtgagaaaccatttccatgctctgagtgtgggaaatgttttacccgaaaatcaaaacttgttatacatcatcgaagtcacacaggtgagaaaccatttccatgttctgagtgtggagaaTGTTTCAcagggaaatcagctcttgttagacatcaaagaactcacacatgtgagaaaccatttccatgttctgagtgtgagaagtaAGTCAGCTTTGtttcacacaatagacatcacacaAGTGAGGAACCTTTTTAATCTCATCATCACAATTGCCATGCATTGTTTCTCAAGTTCCTGTCCTATCTCCTTTGCTTTTTGCAATATGCATGCTGCTACTGGGTGAAACAATCATATCatccctggtctaccactgctatgcaagtAACCTGTCTTTcaataacatcctagtggatactggggtggtattcgtaccatggggtatatatcgagtccattagtgtgtgctggctcctcccctctatgccccttcaagcagactcagtttagaaaaatgtgcccaaggagccgggtgcattctctggagctccagagagttttcatcAAAATTtatgttagtttattattttcaggcagcgctggttggcaccagtctgcctgcattgTGACACTTAGGGTGGGAACCGAACCAACTTAATAAAGAGTTAATGGTtcatatccccgctgacaggacactcgggtgtgagcccacgccagtagcatgccgccacccctaacatgcCGAAGTAGATGCATTGAGTAATACGCAGGGGTCCCAGTAAGCAGGTCCCTGGTGCAAATGGCGTCAAAAGGGTGCGGCAGTCACAGGCCTCGAGCTGCGGTGCCTGCTGTGGACCCCACACTGGCACACTGAACATAGGGTTACTCTCTTTATATACACATGTATTACAAGGTGGTTTTACTATTTATGTCAGTATAATCTGCTAGGGTCCGCATGCCAtgtaaggggcggggcttcccagagagcgggtCCAGAGACTggaaaggtgccatttcctgctgctggttACAGACTGCACGCTCAATCTGCTCCTCCACAGAGGCCACTGCACCACGTTTTGTACTGGTACCAGAGGGTCTGATAGAAAGGGGGGGAGCGCATATATAGTGGTTACACCGCTGGACACATAACATGTGTAAAATATACCCAGTGTAGTCCTGCCCTGagctgaggtattgtgtgctggtcccagtCCTCTCTGTGTTCCTCCAATCAGGGTTGTCTGGGTTACTGTGCTGTTCTCTATTGTGTGTCACTGCACTGTGATATAAATATCTGTGTTTTCTGCTGAAAGCTTGTCCGAGAAAAAATCTTTGTGTCCTTCTTGCAACACCAAGTTTACACCCTCTTCCCAGGGGTCCCTGCTCTGTACCCAGTGTTCTCTACCTTCACAGGGTAGTGCTTTGCAGGAACCTGCATGGTTGGACTCATTCAAAACAATGATTACAGATATAAAGTCACCTGCTGCAAAGCAGGAGAGACAAACCCTGAAACAGTCTGTAGAAGAGTTCATTATTAAGACTGCTGCTCACAGACAGCCAactcagccccctctggtggtctctcataaacgtacactcccacaggtgctccagtctgacactgaactACCAGAGGATGTGGAGCTGGAGGGGGAAGATGACAACACACTGTCCCCGGAATAGGCAGGTGTGAATTACGGTAATTGAATCATCTTGGTACATTTGGTATATAGGGTATGTTCCCAGAGAAGTGTGTGTGGATGGCAGTGGCAACAGGGTGATCTGTGCTGGGATGCCGGAGTCTTTGACGGTCACTAGATGACCGAGGACGACTAACGTATAAGTTTGACTTTCAATCATATATTTCTAAGTGCTGCATTGATGTTGAAAATCTCTTGGATTGGAGAGAAACATTTGCTTTTTTGGCTGGAATATTTATTGATATATAAGCATTTTTCCTTCACCATTGCCATTtgatatggatttttttttaaaaagtgtcttTTTTTGGAAACAATAAACTTTCATATATTAATTAAGAAGTTTGAGTGCCCTTTAACTACAAAGTTTAAATATCCTGGACCTGTGAaggaactgataaagctaaatatttatcttacttaaaaccctttaagaggtctaagaacactgtacgctattgacgtatggagtaccgtaagggtacgcacgttgcgtaacaatcacttagccatagtcgagacgctcaagcgtcacgttcgctcacggccaagagatcacaggcaggcacgctattggctgccgactaacgtaatggttcgctattagcgtagcggacgctcgggaccacgaggagatcaccagcggcgcagacgctcacaatgttaaacctttataactataccataaaacagtgtattatgcagtaaaccttggtgtagtgatagagtgtaaatgtaacacagtgtaaccttattaacttaaaagctgttcgagcgtctccgacgctctgagaatacttaaaaatataagaaatacacagataccgacctTAAGTTCTAACACCTTTATATGAACGTTATATTTGCAAAagtataatacaatacaagtcatacactaccaatataacatagactaactaaccagataactacacaggaaatacaatacaatacaattacgtttaggggaaaatgagagaaaagaggagaagagagagagagagatatggctcacaataacaataaagacaatatgattgcggagaaaacttacgcacaaagggaacgatcgcatgcgcctt
The Pseudophryne corroboree isolate aPseCor3 chromosome 3 unlocalized genomic scaffold, aPseCor3.hap2 SUPER_3_unloc_40, whole genome shotgun sequence DNA segment above includes these coding regions:
- the LOC134984219 gene encoding zinc finger protein OZF-like isoform X1, translating into MMENHRPLTSLDGPSNRDTPERCPRPLYSQDCTEENHRTPQEDQVEHLSDIKTEDIEGEETYVTDIKAEDIKGEEETYVTDMKAEDIEGEEETYVNDIKAEDIEGEEETYVTDIKAEDTEGEEETYVRGDQQCKEEEIPTDISTADGHTSRNISEGHLMLSPDCDIKDNDSRQDSPGDNPIIPIIHPALSAGPSDPGKCSPDHSDIGTSVTALTVDTVFPCSIDAICFTQKTKLITHQTDKAGKRPFPCSECGKCFTYKSVLVTHQRRHTGEKPFLCSECGKCFLSKAHLVSHQETHTGEKPFPCSECVKFFTHKSALVIHQRTHTGERPFPCSECGKCFAQKSNLFTHQRTHTGEKLIPCSECGKCFTRKSELVTHHRSHTGEKPFPCSECGKCFTGKSALVRHQRTHTGESPFLCSECQKCFAQKSDLVAHQRSHTGERPFPCSECGKCFIQKSNLFTHQRTHTGEKPFPCSECGKCFTRKSKLVIHHRSHTGEKPFPCSECGECFTGKSALVRHQRTHTCEKPFPCSECEK
- the LOC134984219 gene encoding zinc finger protein OZF-like isoform X2; its protein translation is MMENHRPLTSLDGPSNRDTPERCPRPLYSQDCTEENHRTPQEDQVEHLSDIKTEDIEGEETYVTDIKAEDIKGEEETYVTDMKAEDIEGEEETYVNDIKAEDIEGEEETYVTDIKAEDTEGEEETYVRGDQQCKEEEIPTDISTDGHTSRNISEGHLMLSPDCDIKDNDSRQDSPGDNPIIPIIHPALSAGPSDPGKCSPDHSDIGTSVTALTVDTVFPCSIDAICFTQKTKLITHQTDKAGKRPFPCSECGKCFTYKSVLVTHQRRHTGEKPFLCSECGKCFLSKAHLVSHQETHTGEKPFPCSECVKFFTHKSALVIHQRTHTGERPFPCSECGKCFAQKSNLFTHQRTHTGEKLIPCSECGKCFTRKSELVTHHRSHTGEKPFPCSECGKCFTGKSALVRHQRTHTGESPFLCSECQKCFAQKSDLVAHQRSHTGERPFPCSECGKCFIQKSNLFTHQRTHTGEKPFPCSECGKCFTRKSKLVIHHRSHTGEKPFPCSECGECFTGKSALVRHQRTHTCEKPFPCSECEK